AATAACATGATTATATTGAAAAGGGGGTCAATGTGATTAAACTAACGAAACGCCAAGATGAAATTCTTAAGATTGTTAAGGAAAGCGGTCCTATTACGGGGCAGCAAATCGCAGAGAAGCTTTCCTTAACAAGAGCAGCCTTAAGACCAGATTTAGCGATCTTAACGATGGCAGGGAATTTGGACGCAAGACCTCGCGTAGGTTATTTTTTCAACCATAACCATGAGGTAAAGCAACAAGCGGAACAATTCATTCTCAGAAAAGTTGCGGATTATAAAGCCCACCCGATAGTCGTAGAAAAATCCACTTCAGTATATGATGCAATTGTTCAACTGTTTCTAGAAGATGTTGGGACGCTTTATGCTGTTGACAGTGACGGCTATTTAGCCGGGGTTATTTCAAGAAAAGATTTACTAAGAACAGCTATTGGAAATAAAGACTTGCAAGAATTACCCTGCAGCGTCATCATGACAAGAATGCCTAACATTATAACAGTTACACTTGAAGAAACCTTGTTAGAGGCTGCAAAAAAGATGATCACCAATCACATTGACTCCTTACCTGTAGTCAAAGAAATCAATCCGGGGAACCATACATATTTACTTGTCGGTCGGATTACGAAAACAACCATTACACGAGCATATCTAGAAATAATGGAGCAAAATTCGGTATAAAGGGGAGTGGCAGTGATTTTGGGAGAGAAGGAAGTAGTCTATGTGGTTTCGGACTCGGTTGGGGAAACAGCAGAGTTTGTAGTAAAAGCGGTAGCAACACAATTTAACGGAGGAAATGTCGAGATTCGACGAAATTCCTATGTTGATGATTTTGAAGACATTGAGGATGTCCTTATTCTAGCCAGAACAAGAAAATCAATCATTGCCTATACGATTGTAGTACCAGCATTGAAGGAATATTTGGATCGCAGGGCGGCGGAAGAAAACATTATGGCAGTGGATTTGCTTAGTCCCTTGATTAATGCCTTCACCACTAGTTTTAATAAGACTCCTCATCATCAACCGGGATTAATGAGAAAACTAGATGAAGAGTATTTTAGAAAAATAGAAGCAATCGAATTTGCGGTTAAGTATGATGATGGCCGTGATCCGCGGGGAATTCTTAAGGCCGATATTGTTTTAATCGGTGTGTCAAGGACATCGAAGACACCATTATCGATGTATCTAGCTCATAAACGCTTTAAAGTTGCGAATGTTCCCTTGGTTCCAGAGGTACCAGCGCCAGAGGAATTGTTTGCGATACCGAGAAAGAATTGTATTGGATTAATTATTTCTCCCGATAAATTAAATGAAATCCGCCTCGAAAGGTTAAAAGCATTGGGGTTAGGTTCAAAAGCAAGTTACGCGAGCTTCGAAAGAATTCTTGATGAACTGGATTATGCTGAAAAAATTATGAAGCGAGTAGGCTGTCCAATAATCAATGTTTCAAATAAAGCAATAGAAGAAACAGCTGGATTAATATTAGATGTGTTGAAAAAAGAGAGGAGCTTATGATGATGGAAAAATTCGTTTACTTGTTTCATGAAGGAAATGGAAATATGAAGGAAACGCTAGGAGGCAAAGGGGCAAACTTAGCCGAAATGACACGTATCGGCTTACCAGTACCTTATGGTTTTACCATTTCGACTCAAGCATGCAATGCTTATTATGAAGCAGGAAAAACAATCCCATCGCTTGTTGAGAGTCAAGTATTAGGAGCTTTAAACAGCTTAGAAGAGAAAATGGGGAAAAAGCTAGGTGATGCTGAAAATCCACTGCTTGTTTCAGTCCGCTCAGGTTCTGTATTTTCAATGCCAGGGATGATGGATACGGTCTTGAACTTAGGTATGAATGATGAAACGGTCATCGGTATGGGGAAACTAACGAATAATCCTCGTTTTGCCTATGACTCTTACCGTCGATTCATCCAAATGTTCAGTAATGTTGTCCTCGATATCAATACGTTTTATTTTGAACAATTATTAGAAGAAACACGCGAGCATAAAGGCTATAGTGCTGACCCGGAAATGACTGCTGAAGACTGGAAAGAAGTCATTGAGGGCTACAAGGGAATTGTTAAAAAGCATACTAGAAAAGAATTTCCACAGGATCCAAAGGAACAGCTATTTCTTGCCATTAATGCGGTGTTTGATTCTTGGAATAATCAGCGTGCCATAGTCTACCGCCGCTTAAATAAAATTCCTGATCACCTTGGAACCGCTGTAAATATTCAAAGTATGGTGTTCGGAAACATGGGTAATGATTCAGGTACAGGTGTAGCTTTTACTCGAAATCCTTCAACAGGAGAGCATGTCCTATACGGAGAGTACTTAATTAATGCGCAGGGTGAAGATGTGGTAGCAGGAATTCGTACACCACAGCCAATTCAAACTTTAAAGGATGAAATGCCAGCCGTTTACAAGCAATTTGCTGACACATGTAAACGTCTTGAACAGCATTACAAAGAAATGCAGGACATTGAATTCACAGTAGAACGTGGTCAATTGTTTATTCTTCAAACCCGTCATGGTAAGCGGACAGCTCAAGCTGCGATTCGGATTGCGGTTGAAATGGTGGAAGAAGGAATCATTGATAAAAAAACGGCATTGCTTCGTGTTGACCCAGATCAATTAAATCAGCTTCTTCACCGTCGTATTGATGATAAATATGAACGGACGTTATTAGCAAAAGGTCTTCCGGCATCCCCTGGTGCAGCAACTGGTCAGGTCGTGTTTGATGCAGACGAAGCAGAGGAACTCGGAAATGCAGGTAAAAAAGTCATTCTAGTCCGTCCGGAAACAACTCCTGATGATATTCACGGTATTGTTGCAGCGCAGGCAATCGTTACGAGCCGAGGCGGTATGACAAGTCATGCTGCAGTGGTTGCACGCGGGATGGGGAAAGCGTGTATTTGCGGATGTGACGCACTGAAAATTGATGTTAAAGCAAAACAATTTACGGTTGACGAGAAAGTGATCAACTATGGAGATGTCATCACCATTGATGGTTCAACAGGAGAAATCATGCTTGGAGAAATTCCGATGATTGAACCACAGCTTTCTGATGAATTCCAGCTTTTACTTGCATGGGCTGACCAAGAAAGGAAGATTGGAGTTCGTGCCAATGCCGATAATCCAGAGGATGCCGGGAAAGCTTTTGAATTCGGTGCAGGTGGAATTGGATTATGCCGTACGGAACATATGTTTATGGATTTAAAACGGATTCCAATCGTTCAAAAAATGATCTTAGCTGAGAGCTACAAAGAGCGAATGGAAGCTCTTGATGAACTGCTCCCAATGCAACAAGGCGATTTTGAAGGGATATTTGAAGCCATGCAAGGATTCCCAGTAACGATTCGTCTATTAGACCCACCATTACATGAGTTTTTACCTGATAAGGAAGAATTGTTAGTCGAAGTAACGAAGCTGCAAATTCTCGATCCTGCTTCACCTGAACTCAAAAAGAAAGAGTTACTATTGAAAAAGGTCCGTCAATTAGATGAATTCAACCCAATGCTCGGACATCGCGGATGCCGTCTCGGAATGGTTTATCCTGAGATTTATGAAATGCAGGCAAAGGCGATATTCTATGCCGCGGCTAAACTTGCAGATAAAGGCATGGAAGTTCAGCCAGAAATCATGATTCCACTTGTTGGTCATGTCAATGAGTTGAAAGAAATGCGCCAGCTTGTAATCAATGCGGCTGTAAAGGTGCAGGAAGAAACAGGGAAGCAATTTGAATATACGATTGGAACAATGATTGAAATTCCACGCGCAGCACTAACCGCTGATCAAATTGCTGAGGAAGCAGATTTCTTCTCATTTGGTACTAACGATTTAACACAAACAACATTCGGATATAGCCGTGACGATGCCGAAGGCAAGTTCCTTCAGAACTATATTGAAAATAAGGTACTGCCTGAAAATCCATTTGCAGTTCTCGATCAAGATGGTGTTGGCAGATTAGTAGAAATGGGCGTTAAACTTGGCCGTGGAACAAAGCCTGCATTGAAAACAGGAATTTGTGGGGAGCATGGCGGAGAAAAAACATCGATTGATTTCTGCTATAAAACTGGACTGGATTATGTAAGCTGTTCGCCATACCGTGTGCCATTAGCAAGATTAGCGGCTGCTCAGGCAACGATTCGTCATGAATCAAATAAAAAAGAAGTTTATACAACAGCATAAATACTGTGTGAGGACGTGTACTAAAGTTAAGTAGTTCCGTTTTTCTTGAGAAACATATAGTAGCATATAAATTAGCATACCAATTCAAAATAGAATTGGTATGCTTTTTTCTGTTACTATAAAAGCGAATACTTGGGGGAGAGGATAGTCCCGTTTCAGGTAAAGGTAGACGTCAACAACAATTCGTAATTCTAAGGCGTCGTGATTTAAGTTGTTTTTGGTTGATGTTTTAGTTTTTTTCATTTTTATTTTCGAAAATTTTAAGAATTGTATGATATTGTTTTCTTAAGTTTTTATAAAGATTAGCGTGGGATGAATCGGAGGTGATTATTTGTCCATTAAAATGAGATTTCTGTTGTCCTACGTGGGAGTAATCGTGTTTTCTATTACTTTATTCTTAGCCGCTGGTTATTTACTTATTTTTACAATAACAGGCGATGTAAATTCTATAGAGAACTTTTACAAAAAATCCTATCTTCAAAAACCTTTGACTGCTGTAGAGGAAAGCGTATTTCTTGATTTGAAGCTATTGGCTAAGAATAACTCTGAGCAGCTATTAAATAAAGAACAACTGAAGAAGATTGAACATCAAGATATCAAAATTGTCGTTAGAAAAGATAACAACATTGAATACGCGACTTCCACATTAGATAAACAGGCATTGGTTACGTCACTTCCTAAGTTTGAAGAATCGAATATTAATACGAGGGACTCCTTTAAAATCAATGACTTCTTTTTCACGTATGTGAAGTTTGATTTTTATTTTTTTGATAAAAGTAAAGGCAGTATTTTTGTATTGAGGAAGGTAAGCTCAAATGCCCAATTGATTCAAGAGCTGTTTCCTATTTTATTAGTTCTTTTGTTGCTACTGTTTATCATGATTATTGGATTATTGAACTATTTAGTGTCAAGAAGCATCATCAAGCCGATCTCCGTTCTAAGAGAAGGTGCAGAACGGATTAAATCCGGAGATTTAAATTTTGAAATCAAAACGACTTCAAATGATGAAATCGGACAATTAAATAAAACCTTTGAAGAAATGAGAAATAAACTAAAGGAGTCGATAACCCTCCAGCTACAATACGAGGAAAATCGAAAAGAACTTCTTTCAAATATTTCACATGATCTGAAGACACCCATTACTTCCATTATTGGCTATGTGGAGGGGATTAAAGACGGTGTCGCAAACACCCGTGAGAAAATGGAGAAGTATTTAACAACCATTCATGTAAAAGCCAAGGATATGGATTCATTGATCGATGAACTGTTTTTATTTTCAAAATTAGATTTAAAGAAAGAGTCATTCACTTTTGAAGAGATCGAACTAGTTGAATATTTACGAGATTATGTAGAAAAAATTCATCTAGATTTAAATCAAAAAGGGATACAGATTAACCATCATGTTTTAAATAAACTTATATACGTGAGTGCGGACCGAGAGAAGTTAAAGCGTGTTTTAGTAAACCTTGTAAACAATTGTGTTAAGTATATGAATAAAGATGAAAAATATATTTCTATAACTTTGCATGAAGGACCATTTGATGTAGTCGTAGAGGTAACTGATAATGGCTATGGAATAGAATCTTCTGCGTTGCCATATATTTTTAATCGCTTTTACCGGGCAGAAAAGTCTAGGAATTCCCGGACTGGTGGAAGTGGATTAGGACTAGCCATTGCCAAACACATCATTGAAGAGCACGAAGGGGAGATTTGGGCAACGAGCGAGAAAGGCAAAGGTACAAGTGTTTTCTTTTCTTTAAAGAAAGGTGTGTAAAGATGAAAAAGATATTATTGGTCGAAGATGAAGTAAGTATCGCAGAATTACAAAGAGATTATTTAGAAATTAATCAGTTTCTTGTAGATGTTGAACATTCTGGTGATTCAGGACTCCAAATGGCACTTGAAAATGATTATGATTTGATTATTTTAGACATCATGCTCCCAGGAGTAAATGGGTTTGATATATGCAAACAAGTACGTCAGGTTAAAAATATTCCGATTCTGTTTGTTTCCGCAAAGAAAGAAGATATCGATAAAATTCGAGGTCTCGGTTTAGGAGCAGATGATTATATTACCAAGCCTTTTAGTCCAAGTGAGTTGGTAGCTAGGGTGAAGGCACATATAGAGCGATATGAACGATTAGCTGGAAGTCAAACTAAATCAAATATGATTAAGGTTAAAGAGATTACGATTGATAGGTCAGCTCGTAAAGTTTATATAAACGGAGAGGATACATCGTTCACAACAAAGGAATTTGATTTGTTGGTATTTCTTGTGAATCACCCGAATCAAGTATTGAACAAAGAACAGCTATATGAACATATTTGGGGGTATGAAATGGCAGCAGATGTTTCAACTGTAACCGTTCATATCAGAAAAATACGCGGGAAAATTGAAAAAGATCCTGCACATCCGAAATACCTGGAAACGGTTTGGGGTGCAGGGTATCGATTCAATGTTTAAACTAAATATTAGATAGCACAGTCCGTCACATAGGTGGCGGATATTTTTTTATAAAAATGAAGAAACTTTTTGAAAAAGTTTATCTTTTTTTAAGAAATTTTTTCGAGGGAGTTTAAATTTAAGTATTAACATAAATGTAAGTTCAAATTTATTAGGGGGAGGTAAAAAATAAGTACGAAGGTGGTGAATTTCATGTGGAGGCGCTTAGCAATAGTCATTGGAAGTATATTCATTCTTCAGGGATGTGTCTCAGATAACGATGGAAATCCAACTAAACAGAAGGATGATAAAAAAGTAGATATAAATATGATTGAAAAACTGTTTCATGCAGCAAAAGATAAAGATTCGGAAACTGTAAGAAGATTGATAGAGGAAGGTGTCGATATTAATACGCAGGACTCACAGGGGCGAACTGCCACTATGATTTCGACTTACAACAATGATATAGAGACTGCAAAAATACTTATTGACGCGGGAGCAGATGTCAATATCCAGGATGAATTAGAAAATAACCCCTTCCTGTATGCTGGTGCTGAAGGGTATATTGAAATCCTAAAACTTACGATTAAAGCTGGTGCCGACCCATCTATAACGAACCGGTATGGAGGAACTGCTTTAATCCCTGCCTCAGAACATGGATATGTAGATGTTATTAAAGAACTTCTTACCAATACTGATATGGATATAAATCATATAAATGATCTCGGCTGGACAGCTTTATTAGAAGCTATTATTTTGAATAATGGTGATGAAAAACAGCAGCAAACAGTGCAATTGTTGATCGATCATGGGGCAGATGTGAATATTGCCGATCATAATAATGTAACCCCTTTACAGCATGCACAAAAGAAAGGTTTTAAAGAGATTGAAAATATATTGTTAAAAGCAGGGACAAAATAACTAGGTTGTTTAAAGACTTAATTCATGAACAAAACGTGTAATTGACACCAAAATAAAGAAATGAGGACACAACAAAATGAACAAAAAAGCAAAAATGTTACCATCTATTCTTCTTGGGTTAACTTTAGTTATTTCAGGATGCAGCACAATCACACAAGCGCAAACAAATGACCAGAAGCAAGAACAAACTGAAAAAAAGGGAAGTGAACAAAATAAGGAAACCAAAGGACAGGAATTCGCTAATATTTTAAGTAGCACAAATTGGCAAGGTACAAAAGTATATGATAAGGAAAAAAATGACTTAACAAAAGAGAATGCAAACTTTATTGGTCTTGCAAAATATGATGATGAAACCGCGAGATATGAATTTTTTGATAAAACCACAAAAAAGAGTCGCGGTGACAAAGGAACGTTCTTTATCACCAATGATGGAAAGATTAGAGTATTAATATCTGAATCAATGGGTTACCAAGCTGTTGTTGAAATAACAAAACTCAATAAAGACATATTTACTTATAAGAGAATGGGAAAAGATGCGAATGGTAAGGAAGTAGAGGTATTTGTTGATCATATTCCATATAAAGAAACAAATCTATCTTTTACGGATCCAGATAAGAACTTGGTAACAAAAACGGGAGAAATTGTTACAGATAAGGATGGAGATAAAATTCTATCTGATACCCTTTGGCAAGGGACTGTGGCATTAGATGAAAACGGCAATGATGTGTCAGCCTATAACACAAATTTTCTAGGGCTTGCGAAATATGATTTTAAGACAAATAAATATGAATTTTTTGATGCGAAAACAGGTACCAGCCGTGGTGATTATGGGTATTACGATGTAGTTCACGGGAATAAATTAAGAGCACATGTTTCATTAGGAATGAAGTACGGTGCAGTTCTTGAACTAACAGAGCTGAATGAAAAGAAATTTACCTATAAAAGAGTGGGTAAAGACAAAGATGGTAAAAACATAACGATAACCGTAGAACATGTTCCATATAAAGGTGTTTTCAAACTAAAATTCACTAAATTTTAATGACAAATTGGCGCCTAGCCAGGAAGGGAATGGATTTACTCCACTCCCTTTTTTATTTGGAAGAATTAAGGAACAATTTCAAAAACAGTACCCTGGTTCAAATCAGTCACCCTCATCGATCCATAAACCCCTAAATATAGTCTGGTTTGATCTAGATTACTTCCCAAACTAACATAGTAAGCGGCTTGTGACCCAAAATCATAATCAGTATTAATCACACTAAAATCATTTTGTTTCCCATCCTGTCTTACTTGGGTGTAAGCTAATGCCCCTCTAGCCTGAGGTTGAGATTCTTTCCGGGCAAGGTCGATAAACACAACGCTTCCCGATAAAGCGGGAAGTGCATGCCCCATATAGGCTTGCACTCCTGTTAGTGCGGTTCCACTAAACTTATCTGATCGTGGATCTCTATGATAATAACTAGTCAAAGGCTGAAGACGCCTCACTGAAGTAGTTATTGCTTCATTGTAAAAAGCAATTATTTTCTCATCTAAAGCCGGATTATTCGTGCAACCCCTGATAAATGAAGTAGGAAAAGCACCTTCCCACCCCCGCCAGCCAAAGTTTACGAATCCTTCTGGGTCAAGGTGAACATTCATAGAAGCGGCTTGAACAAGCTGAGTAACTGGTATTGGTTTATAATGAAAGAATGAAAAAATTGCCTCTTCCAAATCTTGTCCGACATTCCCCACATATTTAATATACTGTTGATGAACCCTTTGATAGGAAATGCCTGATATATTGCGAACTCCTTTTGCCATTATACTAAGCGTTTCCTGAATAGGTATGGGAAGTTCATTGAAACGTGTGACCACGGGTGGGTTCGGGATACCTGTATTTTTTACAACGTCGATTTCAATGATCTTACCTGCAATTTCCATCGCATCCTGACTTAAATTAAATGGATCATAGCCTGATCCACCATCCCCGGTTGTTAGAACAAGTTTTCCTGTTTCAGGTGAAAAGTTCAAGCTGTTGACGCCATTATGATTCATAAAAGGTCTTCTTACGTTAAGTAATGTCCGGCGTTTTTGAGGTTGACCATTCGATTGTAAAATCCATTCCTCCACTGTATCAATATGGTCATATTGAGTTTCTCTATTTATCCACCTTAGATTTAAAGTTCTCGGGTCACAAGGGCTAGGTGTAAAAGATTCAGAAAGAGCACCTGGACCTTGTGTTCCCTCAACTGAATAATGAAGATAAAACAGACCGTTATAATAAAATTGGGGATGAAACGCCAGTCCTAGCAATCCTCGTTCATCATAACCACCAGAAGAACCAAGTTTTATAACCCTACGCCGAATATCTAAAAAAGGTCTAATAACTCCATTACTTAAGTAAAAGATTTCTCCGACTTGGGTGGCAATAAATAATCTTTCCATTGAGTCACCCGGCAGTATAGCCGTTTTCATAACAGTGGGTAAATTTATCTTACTAACCATAGGCCGTAAACGAACCTTCACGTTAATCACCTGACTTCCCACTCCTCCTAATGGTTTTCTCCTATGAGAATATGATTAGACGCGTTCTCTTAGTACCCCTTATAGGGAACGGCGAATTTGGAGATTAATGACCGCTTATTAGTAAATACTAAAAAAAATTTTAAAAAAGGGGATTATCATGGGAGCTATTGAACGAAACGGATTTCGCTTTGTACCTGAATACAGTGTCAGCCACCAAAATGGAGCCATTCATGTATATAACAAGAATCGATTCATTGAAGAAATCAAATTTGAATTTTCAGGTGATTTTCCAGAACTAGATCAGATAGAGGATTTAGTTGATCAATACTGCAATAAACGCGAAATTTAGGGGCTTAATATTAGTTCTGTTTCCAGTTATTTGATACACTTGAATGACCAAATTATAGAACAGGAGGGATGAAGTTGAGTAAATTAACCGCCATCTACCCTCAAGCCATTGAACATACCAAGAATAAAGTCATCGAAGATATGAATTTTTATTTAGAATCAAAAGAAAGTCTTCCGTCTTTTAATCAATATTTAAATGACCGCGGACATTATCTGGAGCAAATTTGGATTAATGTCTGGTTAAATAAGGTCACAAATGATGTTCCAAAGAACGAAAAAAAAGAGTTTTTACTGGAAAAAGGGTTTGAAGTGCAAGGAGTAGACCGTAAACTTATTAATAAGTTATTTCGGGATGAAATGAGAGAATATCAGCCTTTTCATGTGCAGGAATGGACCGAAGAAACGTTTGCCGGAAAAGAAGAGGAATGGGAACAAAGATTTCACCAAGCGAAAGCAGATTTTATAAAAAGACAAGAAGCGAACCGTTTGGCAGAATTGCGCCATACGCTCGCAGAAAGGATAGAAGAAATCGCTGCTGAAATATTGGAAAAGGATTATACTGAATTTTATCTCTATGTTCGTTATTTTACTGCGAAGCAATTGGCTGCAGACATCAAGAACAATGTGAAATTTCAGAATGTCGATACCTTTGCGCTAGAAGAAAAATTAGTGGATGAAGGTCATTTTAATCCTGATTCTTATACGACAGTGGCAAAGTTTTTTGAGGAGCTGACAGGAGATATTCATAAGACGGTTCACTGGGGACGGAGTTTGTATGAATATCAAACTTATTTCTTTGTTTATGAAAGCTTAATTTCAGACTATCTATCTGAGTTAATACCGCAAAGGATTCTTGAAAAGCTTCCGCAACAGATGAAGGAACAATTTCAAGAAGCATTTGGTGAAAAATTGACTCCTTTCTTCATTAAGGGGAGTATGACACAGCTATTTTATGAAGTGGAAGATTATTTTATTGAAGATATTCAAGAGGAATATCTTTCGGATTTATTGAAAATTGCAGAACTTCCATTTGACCTAACCGTCCATCAGCAAATTTTTGAAAAGGACTACTCCGAAAGAGAACGTAAAAAGGCGGAGGAAGAAGCAGAATTAAAACGAAAAAGAGAAGCTGAAGAGCGAATGATGGAGGATATTTTCGGTCAGGAGTACAATCCATCACTGGGACGCAGAGTTCATTATGTTCTTCATATTGGTGAAACCAATACGGGAAAAACTCACCATGCACTTGAGCAAATGAAGCAGGCAAACAGCGGCTTATATCTAGCTCCACTCAGGCTTTTAGCGCTGGAGGTTTATGATAAGTTAAATGCAGAAGGTACACCATGTTCGCTAAAAACCGGTGAAGAAGAAAAAATCGTTCCTGGTGCTAACCATTTTTCCTGCACGGTAGAAATGTTTCATGAAAAGGAAAGTTATGATATCGTCGTCATTGACGAAGCACAAATGATTACTGATAAGGACCGTGGCTTCTCTTGGTACAAAGCAATAACAAAAGCAAACGCTCATGAAGTCCATATTATCGGGAGCAGGAACTCAAAACCGATGCTGCTGCAGCTGTTAGGAGAATCGGACATTGAGATCCATGAATACAGCAGGGATACCCCGTTAGAAGTAGAATCAAAAGAATTCCATATTAAACATGTAAAAAAAGGGGATGCGCTGATTTGTTTTTCAAGAAGACGGGTGCTTGAAACGGCGTCTCGACTTCAAAGTGATGGTCATTCTGTCAGCATGATTTACGGCAGCATGCCGCCAGAAACAAGAAAGAAGCAAATTGAGCAATTTAACAACGGTAGAACGAAGGTCATTGTAGCCACTGATGCCATTGGAATGGGCTTGAATTTGCCTATTCGCCGGATTGTGTTTTTAGAAAATGAGAAATTTGATGGAACCAGAAGGCGGTTGTTAACCTCGCAAGAAGTGAAACAAATTGCCGGACGAGCCGGACGTAAAGGGATCTATGATGTCGGAAAGGTCGCATTTACCAAAGACATTAGGCTCATGAGGAGATTGTTGAATCAAGAGGATGAACCCGTTCATACGTTTGCTATCGCACCAACCAACTCGGTGTTCGAGCGGTTCCAACGGTATTATCGTGATTTAGGAACATTCTTTGAGCTTTGGGGGAAATTTAAAAGCCCTTCAGGAACGAAAAAAGCATCATTAGCGGAAGA
This genomic stretch from Neobacillus niacini harbors:
- a CDS encoding PQQ-dependent sugar dehydrogenase, giving the protein MINVKVRLRPMVSKINLPTVMKTAILPGDSMERLFIATQVGEIFYLSNGVIRPFLDIRRRVIKLGSSGGYDERGLLGLAFHPQFYYNGLFYLHYSVEGTQGPGALSESFTPSPCDPRTLNLRWINRETQYDHIDTVEEWILQSNGQPQKRRTLLNVRRPFMNHNGVNSLNFSPETGKLVLTTGDGGSGYDPFNLSQDAMEIAGKIIEIDVVKNTGIPNPPVVTRFNELPIPIQETLSIMAKGVRNISGISYQRVHQQYIKYVGNVGQDLEEAIFSFFHYKPIPVTQLVQAASMNVHLDPEGFVNFGWRGWEGAFPTSFIRGCTNNPALDEKIIAFYNEAITTSVRRLQPLTSYYHRDPRSDKFSGTALTGVQAYMGHALPALSGSVVFIDLARKESQPQARGALAYTQVRQDGKQNDFSVINTDYDFGSQAAYYVSLGSNLDQTRLYLGVYGSMRVTDLNQGTVFEIVP
- a CDS encoding YbxH family protein gives rise to the protein MGAIERNGFRFVPEYSVSHQNGAIHVYNKNRFIEEIKFEFSGDFPELDQIEDLVDQYCNKREI
- a CDS encoding helicase-related protein, yielding MSKLTAIYPQAIEHTKNKVIEDMNFYLESKESLPSFNQYLNDRGHYLEQIWINVWLNKVTNDVPKNEKKEFLLEKGFEVQGVDRKLINKLFRDEMREYQPFHVQEWTEETFAGKEEEWEQRFHQAKADFIKRQEANRLAELRHTLAERIEEIAAEILEKDYTEFYLYVRYFTAKQLAADIKNNVKFQNVDTFALEEKLVDEGHFNPDSYTTVAKFFEELTGDIHKTVHWGRSLYEYQTYFFVYESLISDYLSELIPQRILEKLPQQMKEQFQEAFGEKLTPFFIKGSMTQLFYEVEDYFIEDIQEEYLSDLLKIAELPFDLTVHQQIFEKDYSERERKKAEEEAELKRKREAEERMMEDIFGQEYNPSLGRRVHYVLHIGETNTGKTHHALEQMKQANSGLYLAPLRLLALEVYDKLNAEGTPCSLKTGEEEKIVPGANHFSCTVEMFHEKESYDIVVIDEAQMITDKDRGFSWYKAITKANAHEVHIIGSRNSKPMLLQLLGESDIEIHEYSRDTPLEVESKEFHIKHVKKGDALICFSRRRVLETASRLQSDGHSVSMIYGSMPPETRKKQIEQFNNGRTKVIVATDAIGMGLNLPIRRIVFLENEKFDGTRRRLLTSQEVKQIAGRAGRKGIYDVGKVAFTKDIRLMRRLLNQEDEPVHTFAIAPTNSVFERFQRYYRDLGTFFELWGKFKSPSGTKKASLAEERSLYNLIAGTEIEARLPLMDLYGFLHLPFSKNEPTLTRQWEDTMYAIIQGTPLPEPPYKERSLEDLELAYKALGLHLLFLYRLGERTEAIYWERLREEMSDKVQDKLKTDIRKFVKKCRNCGKNLPWDHSFPTCDACHSAKYRRRFAEDF